Within Puntigrus tetrazona isolate hp1 chromosome 17, ASM1883169v1, whole genome shotgun sequence, the genomic segment AAAGGACATTCAAGTGTGAACCACAGAGGCTGATGGATTGGGACTTGCACACTTACGCTGGGTCTGTGTCTGCGCAGCCGCTGAAGTTGCCCCCTAACAGAGGTCATGCTGTGGTAGAACACTTTTAAAGCTTTGGCAAACTCAGCATCACAGCTGGGCCTGAGACTGCCTCTGCGCTCCTGCCGACCACGGTTATTCTCCACACCTGCGCAGGAAACAAGGgagaataaaaatgtgtgttggGTAATATAGTGTTCTTGAATGTTTTCATGCTTGCTATTTTAACATGAATGATTTCTGCTACGATTCCACAGTAAGGAAAATGCAGACCAAATTGCAGAAAGCAGTCATAAACAGAGTATAGAGCAGTCAGGAATGTGGAATGCTGAATGGATCAAAAATTACACGCATAGAAATTCTAGGTCTTCATGAAAACacatctaaatacatttttaacttgaaGAAAATGTGACATATGTATGTTCAGATTGCACTTtctaatacaattaaaatttttacattttgtattttaaaagattaattaaattgttaaagttTTATGCCTTGAATGtctgtacaaaaatattttatagcaaaaaaaagtaaaaaaaaaaaatgtaaataacattttatgaatcaAATTGATTAGCCATGTTTTTgagtattacaatttaattaaatcagaatgcaaacacattttgggaaaaaaacagaTTGCATAAAGGTTTtgttaaacttttaataaatgtatgtaaaattgtaatatttaatatgtcaatttaaatgaatcagacttACTTTTTGATTACTAAACTGAACTGTAACATTAAACCTGAATGTAGAAAAAacgaaaacagaacaaaaattgACTTCAGAAAAATTAAACCTGCTTTTCAGTCACGGATGAGCCCCCAACTGACTAATAACATCCCGCATGACTTAGCAGTCACCATTTCTGGCCGAGTTGAGCTGCTCTCTCAGAGCACCGTTTTCTTTCTTCAGCACCGCGTTAGCATTTCTCAGCTGTTCCAAGTCCTGATGAAGGGCTCGGAGAGATGAGCTGAGGTCAGATCCTACGCTTTCTGCAGTCTAAACAAACAGGAATACACATTCAACAGAAAAAAGGTCTTGTATTCTGATTCATTCTGGGTGGTAACAAACATAAAGCAAACCATGTACGAGACGTAAGTGTGCATTAAGATATACATACTGAGTGTTCTGATGCACTGATCTTGTCGATAATAATGCCGTCTTCTTGGGTCATCTTCACTCCATCCATACAGGAGACCATTTCAGAACATCCttctacaaacacaaacatgtttattgGAGGAGTTGCCTCAAAGGTAAATGGTTTTACTTGATTCCTTTAGCAGTTTCTACAGATTcatcaaatgatttattatttttacactactgttcaaaagtttgggtctgtaaaataataataatagcaatttaaaaaaacaaattgacATTTAGAATGCcgcaaaagatttctatttcagatcAACTCAGTTCTTTTCAAAACGTGCgctcatcaaagaatcctgaaatgccagtttttgcaaaaataatacagttaaaTAGTCTTGGAAgaatttcattcaaaaacacactctcacaaacaTCTTACCAagcccaaacctttgaatggtatggtataatatttctgcttttacCCTGCAGGCCCCACAGCTCCAGCACCAGGGCATTGCTCTGAAGGTAGCTGAGCAGTTCCTGAGACGTTCTCAGGGCAGTGAACTGGACTCTGTGATCCAAGAGTGGGTTCACGTTGTGCCACACCGCTGGAGTGTAGAGAGGCTGAGGACAGTCAAACACCTGAAACCTGGCAATCAAGAGTTCAGATCTTCAGCTGAACTTCAGTCTCTTCGGTCTTCACcgtcaaggcccagaaaagtacGAAAGGCATCGTCTGAATGCTACATCTGACGTTAGTGGCTCAACCATAATGTTGAATCTACGGGAATACTTTTTatgcagaaagaaaacaaaaacaaagactttatttaacaattcagcaccattttggagagtatcgcTGCACGCAAATCagctgaaccactgatggcagatgatACCTTCATTCACACTTTCCTGGACCTTGACAGGGTTATTTACTTGGAAATCAATGAAACGCACTTTTTAGCGGGTTTTAGGTAAgcgattaattaaaaaaaaattcattttgtaaccttttaatgtaaaacaaatccAGTAAATTAGGAAGACAACTTCAGAAGGATCTGGATTTCAGGATTTTGGACATTAGACGATACGTTCCAAATCTCGAGAGAGAGACACAGTGTtgttactgtaaattaaaatgtaaaaagagtaAACATAAATGaggcttaaataaaaaaaaaaattattgtataaaACTATAACCAGATGAAACTTTTAGCTTAAGTACTAGGTGACATAGCactagaaatataaaaaaataaaaaataaataaaatggttactgaaaatataaaactatttataaatattaataaacgctATAAggataatactaaaataatgaattcagACAATTTATGCACTGCGGTGTTCATTAGTCTGAGTATAATACTTAGGTCCAAATTAATCTGCAGATGAATCTGAGGACAATTATgggataaaatgaaaataaaattaatacttCATAAATTTATTTTGGTAGAAGCAGAAGTCTTAGTTCGCATATAAGGCAGAAATAAGATTTCACAGCACGAAGAGTTCATCAAAGTCTCCATTGCATTCTGGCAGCAGTGATGTAAACTAACCCGATCTGCACTCCTCTGTTACGGGCCTCTTTCACCCAGCGCAGGCCACAGCACTGATCCAAAACCAGCTGAAAGTCCAGTCGTTTCCCAAGCAGCTCTGACGGGTCTATAAGGATGTCGTCTTCACCCAGGGGCCTGCAATTTATGAATATCACAGCACCGCTAATGTTTCATTCTTTCGACACATTTAATTGCAGAAACGTTACCCACAATCCCGTTGGGCTGCAGGGCACTAGCTGTGCCTGCAGTATGGCCTCCTCCGTTCCTTCCGGACCCACCACCTCCACCTGCTCCTCCAGAGGGATGCGAAACGCCAGGGACTGCAGCCACAGGTGAGCACTGCCCAGGTGCAGGGGCTCCAGAGGGTCCCAGAACGGGTCTCTGTCCCTGGGAAGAGGAGCTCGGTCTGCCCCGTCTCCTCCTACCACCTGCTGCTGGTACACCTCCTCCATCAGAAACTTACGGTTGACAAATTTGGCTTTGGACCACATCCATACCTAAGAAGACAAAAGGCAAGGACATTTAGATCGTTACTAGTGCCGTCAattgattaatcgcaattaatcacatccaaaagaagcttttgtttatataacgagtgtgtgtactgtgtatatttattatgcatatataaatacactcatgtatatatttaagaaaaatatgttatattggaatattaaataagataaaatatataaacagaaatttTTATAAGCAGATGCAAATGCAtgttgtaattattttcaaaatatgaatttttacaaaaacataacttttgtcattttcaaaaatcatattttttttaatcacgtAATCatacttttattgcattttattatgttcgttttgtttttttttttacctagaaTTACCTCAAAATAACCCaattgcagtttgattgagattatgTATGTGTGAACATGAGAAcaataaaatggatttttacaaaatagcttcaacaaaaaataatattttctgttcagcaacagaagagagaaactcatacaggtttaggACAACATGAGGTTGAGTTAATGATgtcaaaatttatattttaggttATGCCTTTAATATCGAGTGAGAGCCATGCTCTGAGATAACATAACATCAACTAACTCGTGCTTCGACTCTACATCTGATGCAGTAATTTCATTAGTCACTTATTGAGTTACACCGGCCCgtgttttcaaaaacatctaATTACATTTTGGAAGACCATGTCAGCTGACATGTGTCAGACACCGGTTGACAATCAAGACTTCTTCTTCTTAAAGTTCTACTTTTTTCTGTACTCTGAGAAAGAGACTGTTCACTGTTCTTCTTGCTGTTCTTATGTGTCACGcatgtgcaaaaaaagaaaggcgtaaattaaatctgcaattaaatcaaatttctCACCTGTTTGCTCTCCACAGACGTCACTCTCACCGCAGTGTCCTTCTCCAGGTCATGACCCTTAGAGTCTGACATTGCCAGGTTCTTGATTTCCAACTTGAATTCAACTCCCTGAAAAATAAGAATCACGACTGAGAGGcgcatcatttattttgttttgttacaatATGGAAACGTTGAACTTATGGCagcatattaaatacattagtGCATTTAGTTAAAACTTACATTGTAGAAATTTCAAATGGCAGATAATGATTGTTTCACTCAAAAACTGAAAGAATCAAGTAATAAGAGTGATAATAAAGTAAGCAGCATTTAAATGGCCtatgtattttacaaaagtACTTTTGTGGTTAAAGGTAAAAATATACTTCTTGATTGaatagttcatgcaaaaaaaatttaattctgtgaTTATTTACACAGACTTGAAGAATTTATGCTACCAACAGTTTCTGACCCACATTgacttctgttgtgttttttttcatactatgGATGTCAATGTGGACCAGCAACTGTTGATTATCGACAATGTTCTTCTATGTTCTTTCAAGttcaataaaaacagttttcagGACGAGTAcatgatcatttaaatttttgagtgaactattcctttaagctccATTTCATATgaagagtttttgtttttttgtttttttagctattGCTTGCCAAAAAAGCTTTTACATGATCATAAGCGTTGTCACACTACTCACCTTCTTTAGCTCTTTACTCATTTGATTAGCTTCAGTCACCATGGGCATCAGCTTTATATAGTCATAAAACACAGCCAGTAGACTGGGGTCAGGCTGGTGTGGCCCTGTAGGTGGTGTTATCGTTAACTAAAACCAtcaaaaaatcatcattttcaTTAACTGAGATAAATTAAAACGCGAATACTAGCTGAAACAAAAATTGAAACTAAATGAACACTCGATTCATCCAAGTTaaacaaacagacattttaatCAATTCAACTCTTACGGCGGCCCTGGTCGTCACACAGAGACTGAATGTGGAAGCCCTCAGCTGCTGCCAGCTCAGATTggaaataatcataatcataacgGCTCCAGTCCTCTACTGAGCGCTCTGAAGGGAAGCCGATGAACAGGTAAGTGCTGTTGGAGCCCAAGACGAGTCGATCCTTCATCAGCAAGGCACAAAGGCAGTTTAACAATCAGCTGGTTCAATGTTAATTCAATACACACATCTACTTTCCCATTTatatctgaaaatgtaaatcatGGCGAATTGAGAAACGCCTTTATGATCaatgtattttaacaaaaaaaaacacaccaaatgTTGCAGCTCTATCCTCTTAGATGCAGGAACGCCGTTCACAATGACCTTTGACCCGGACAAAGGAGTAACTGATACTCTCCTTTGCTGGTTTGAGAAAACGGCATGCTTCTCCTGAATGCTGAAaacaagaaatgtaaaaatatctacttagatcgtttaaaaaaaaaaacattaatgttcaTTATGGGATGCATATTATGTACCATAATATTGAGACAGTATCTAGTCATTTTTTCTCTTGCTTGACTCACCCTAGACCCCTGATACAGAGCGATCTGGAAGAGTTTTCTGCCAAACCAATATCCCATTCACcttctcaaaaaaacaaatactgcatTCAGTTAATATATGGATATAACTGGTCTAATGTCACTATTGTGAGACAAACTCACCTTCCTGAATGAAGAGCTTCACTACACCAGACAGCTGAGCATCCTCATTGATGTTCATTATGTATGGATGCATTTGCATCATCCTTCGTTCCTAAAATGGGAAGAGATTTTCAAGAATGGTGCACATACATacgtcatttttttatttatatttgtatatttagttaattaaaaatatacatacatgtaatgtataggatatatatatatatatatatatatatatatatatatatatatacacatacacacacacacacacatatacgcatatatgtataaaattagaaatagttaaaatattttttttatacatttagtaATTAAGtgctacaaataaatataaattagacttgttaaaaaataagcacataacaaaatgactaaaactaaaattaaaatcaatatcaaAACGAAAGTTTGTGAAAACACTGAATGAATGTAATATGATCAGACTATTGTAAATGATTATGAATTTGCTGAACCCGTGGATTCTCTGACATCAGGTATCATTACAGACTTTAAAGGCCACATTTTGACATAAAATAGCATTCGATATATATTCTGCGTAGAAAGTCTTTTGAAGACAAATTTGGACAGCAACTACATTTTGTGTATGCACTCTAagccatattttaaaaagcatataagTTCCCATTGCCAACATTGCTGGGTGTTTCAAATCTTAAAGTCACAAAGAGTAAAAGTGTACCTGTGTTATAGTTGCATACTGAGTCTCCCAGTCTTTCAGTGCTTCCTGAAGATGTTGTTCCCACAACGTCTGAATGGCTCGAATCTGCAGCTCATTATGTGTCAACAATCGCCGGAGCTCCTCTAAAACAGacaacatatttaattagatgAAATGTAACTATATTTAGAGTTTCTTTGTAGTTCTCTCACTTTACATACTCGTCTCATCATCAGCTTTACGGCCTTCTTGGCCCAGTCTGCTTAGTCTCAGAAGTAGTTTTG encodes:
- the kif28 gene encoding kinesin-like protein KIF28P isoform X2; amino-acid sequence: MRARGMEMASKDCVKVAVRVRPFNKRERDAGSRCVISMTSNNISIQDPRNPQNSRTFTFDYTYWSHSGFSRNKDGLFVPEETGGRYADQASVFLDLGQGILDNALQGYNATLLAYGQTGSGKSYSMVGYGPNKGLIPTLCERLFQSIRSMQDSRQCQVFFSMLEIYNEQVADLLSKTSRSAGGLRVREDQQRGFYVEGLRRVPCDSAVQVEQLMEQGTRTRTTAATHMNANSSRSHMLIIIQLKQIFSKECITKQSNIYLVDLAGSERQRSSGSEADRLKEGTAINLSLTTLGNVISALADMTLGKKVVHIPYRDSVLTKLLQSALGGNSRTVMIATLSPADICYEESLSTLRYAERAKRIQNKAVVNESPTERLVKELKAENAKLLLRLSRLGQEGRKADDETKELRRLLTHNELQIRAIQTLWEQHLQEALKDWETQYATITQERRMMQMHPYIMNINEDAQLSGVVKLFIQEGEWDIGLAENSSRSLCIRGLGIQEKHAVFSNQQRRVSVTPLSGSKVIVNGVPASKRIELQHLDRLVLGSNSTYLFIGFPSERSVEDWSRYDYDYFQSELAAAEGFHIQSLCDDQGRRPHQPDPSLLAVFYDYIKLMPMVTEANQMSKELKKGVEFKLEIKNLAMSDSKGHDLEKDTAVRVTSVESKQVWMWSKAKFVNRKFLMEEVYQQQVVGGDGADRAPLPRDRDPFWDPLEPLHLGSAHLWLQSLAFRIPLEEQVEVVGPEGTEEAILQAQLVPCSPTGLPLGEDDILIDPSELLGKRLDFQLVLDQCCGLRWVKEARNRGVQIGFQVFDCPQPLYTPAVWHNVNPLLDHRVQFTALRTSQELLSYLQSNALVLELWGLQEGCSEMVSCMDGVKMTQEDGIIIDKISASEHSTAESVGSDLSSSLRALHQDLEQLRNANAVLKKENGALREQLNSARNGVENNRGRQERRGSLRPSCDAEFAKALKVFYHSMTSVRGQLQRLRRHRPSEEADLLGLRLFVDEHTYLLKDFSEQLEQCVTALKQDVAAIVRRKREKSGIWS
- the kif28 gene encoding kinesin-like protein KIF28P isoform X1 → MVFLVLCGTPNSAQVADLLSKTSRSAGGLRVREDQQRGFYVEGLRRVPCDSAVQVEQLMEQGTRTRTTAATHMNANSSRSHMLIIIQLKQIFSKECITKQSNIYLVDLAGSERQRSSGSEADRLKEGTAINLSLTTLGNVISALADMTLGKKVVHIPYRDSVLTKLLQSALGGNSRTVMIATLSPADICYEESLSTLRYAERAKRIQNKAVVNESPTERLVKELKAENAKLLLRLSRLGQEGRKADDETKELRRLLTHNELQIRAIQTLWEQHLQEALKDWETQYATITQERRMMQMHPYIMNINEDAQLSGVVKLFIQEEGEWDIGLAENSSRSLCIRGLGIQEKHAVFSNQQRRVSVTPLSGSKVIVNGVPASKRIELQHLDRLVLGSNSTYLFIGFPSERSVEDWSRYDYDYFQSELAAAEGFHIQSLCDDQGRRPHQPDPSLLAVFYDYIKLMPMVTEANQMSKELKKGVEFKLEIKNLAMSDSKGHDLEKDTAVRVTSVESKQVWMWSKAKFVNRKFLMEEVYQQQVVGGDGADRAPLPRDRDPFWDPLEPLHLGSAHLWLQSLAFRIPLEEQVEVVGPEGTEEAILQAQLVPCSPTGLPLGEDDILIDPSELLGKRLDFQLVLDQCCGLRWVKEARNRGVQIGFQVFDCPQPLYTPAVWHNVNPLLDHRVQFTALRTSQELLSYLQSNALVLELWGLQEGCSEMVSCMDGVKMTQEDGIIIDKISASEHSTAESVGSDLSSSLRALHQDLEQLRNANAVLKKENGALREQLNSARNGVENNRGRQERRGSLRPSCDAEFAKALKVFYHSMTSVRGQLQRLRRHRPSEEADLLGLRLFVDEHTYLLKDFSEQLEQCVTALKQDVAAIVRRKREKSGIWS